The following coding sequences are from one Ammospiza nelsoni isolate bAmmNel1 chromosome 5, bAmmNel1.pri, whole genome shotgun sequence window:
- the HEBP1 gene encoding heme-binding protein 1 isoform X1, with the protein MLGMVKNSLLSTVEAWPYRLLSKGEKDQVSYEERTYEGGKFAAVELVGKSFDEASKEGAVKLLKYVGGSNDKGVGMGMTAPVSITAFPAEDGSFQQKVKVSLRIPSQFQDSPPCPTDESIKIEERQGMTIYSTQFGGYAKEADYVSYAAKLKAALGSDAAYHKDSYLCNGYDPPMKPYGRRNEVWFVKE; encoded by the exons ATGCTGGGCATGGTGAAGAACTCTCTGCTGAGCACGGTGGAGGCATGGCCCTACCGCCTGCTGAGCAAGGGCGAGAAG GATCAGGTCAGCTACGAGGAGAGGACGTACGAGGGCGGGAAGTTCGCGGCGGTGGAGCTGGTGGGGAAGTCGTTCGACGAAGCCTCGAAGGAAGGGGCAGTGAAGCTCCTCAAGTACGTCGGAGGAAGCAACGACAAGG GGGTTGGAATGGGCATGACTGCTCCTGTCTCCAtcactgcttttcctgctgaagaTGGCTCGTTTCAGCAGAAGGTGAAAGTCTCTCTGCGGATCCCGAGCCAGTTTCAAGACAGCCCTCCGTGTCCTACTGATGAAAGCATTAAGATTGAAGAAAGACAGGGAATGACCATTTATTCCAC GCAGTTTGGTGGCTATGCCAAAGAGGCAGATTACGTGAGCTATGCTGCCAAGCTGAAGGCTGCTCTGGGGAGTGATGCTGCCTACCACAAGGATTCCTACCTGTGCAATGGTTATGACCCCCCCATGAAGCCTTACGGACGCCGCAATGAGGTCTGGTTTGTGAAGGAGTGA
- the HEBP1 gene encoding heme-binding protein 1 isoform X2, whose protein sequence is MLGMVKNSLLSTVEAWPYRLLSKGEKDQVSYEERTYEGGKFAAVELVGKSFDEASKEGAVKLLKYVGGSNDKGVGMGMTAPVSITAFPAEDGSFQQKVKVSLRIPSQFQDSPPCPTDESIKIEERQGMTIYSTTAQQLSGFFAGSLVAMPKRQIT, encoded by the exons ATGCTGGGCATGGTGAAGAACTCTCTGCTGAGCACGGTGGAGGCATGGCCCTACCGCCTGCTGAGCAAGGGCGAGAAG GATCAGGTCAGCTACGAGGAGAGGACGTACGAGGGCGGGAAGTTCGCGGCGGTGGAGCTGGTGGGGAAGTCGTTCGACGAAGCCTCGAAGGAAGGGGCAGTGAAGCTCCTCAAGTACGTCGGAGGAAGCAACGACAAGG GGGTTGGAATGGGCATGACTGCTCCTGTCTCCAtcactgcttttcctgctgaagaTGGCTCGTTTCAGCAGAAGGTGAAAGTCTCTCTGCGGATCCCGAGCCAGTTTCAAGACAGCCCTCCGTGTCCTACTGATGAAAGCATTAAGATTGAAGAAAGACAGGGAATGACCATTTATTCCAC GACTGCTCAACAGCTCTCTGGTTTCTTTGCAGGCAGTTTGGTGGCTATGCCAAAGAGGCAGATTACGTGA